One Maniola jurtina chromosome 24, ilManJurt1.1, whole genome shotgun sequence DNA window includes the following coding sequences:
- the LOC123877791 gene encoding uncharacterized protein LOC123877791 produces MTTKGDSDLPRTHDECQMLILESKRDAMFARMQRIYDAALQVEIDASKLPNLLCQSGNLDTLRKEFEQTLDSYNAIQLRLNPKNPINYQSWMSFEELFCYVKQVLATNSNKESESNMASLSKFPKLKSHLPPIDLISFNGDLTKWPLFYQQFKSMIHDNPNLNNSERVFYLVGKLTDRAAAVCSGLPATAENYNIIWDALIQKYDDPRSLASAYLNQVLQFKPLANNNDTALDNFINTFDSSVEALKQLKIDLTDFIFLHLATLKLDEDTVKMFELINRKKQIPTYKSLIDFVKEQSKVLSRGSNVNAQLQNKARSKHIPIPVTRSTKSTKSFVNTESARSSHENHKCVVCKNEKHDHLYKCAAFMKLTPRQRYEIVKNNSYCTNCLSTSHKYSACSSTKNCSNCFPLKRHHSSLCFAKSSKSNCSVVVNAPTSHICPHLYNCSLSQSANSDDMSRIVPNNHSENNVIQPAHASASTSAPTSARTSAYTSANQPAHTSCNLPAHTFAHTSAYTSANSPAKINVSESSND; encoded by the exons ATGACTACAAAGGGTGATTCAGATTTACCGCGTACACATGACGAATGTCAAATGTTAATATTGGAATCGAAACGCGATGCGATGTTTGCCCGAATGCAACGAATCTACGATGCCGCCTTGCAAGTAGAAATTGATGCTAGTAAACTACCTAATCTTTTATGCCAGTCAGGTAACCTAGACACTTTACGGAAGGAATTCGAGCAAACATTAGATTCATATAACGCTATACAGTTAAGATTAAATCCtaaaaatcctattaattaTCAATCATGGATGTCATTCGAggaattattttgttatgtcaAACAAGTCTTAGCGACTAACAGCAATAAAGAATCTGAATCTAACATGGCGTCTTTGTCAAAGttccctaaattaaaatcgcatcTTCCGCCTATTGATCTTATTTCATTTAATGGTGATTTAACTAAATGGCCGTTGTTTTATCAGCAGTTTAAAAGTATGATTCATGATAACCcgaatttaaataatagtgaaAGGGTATTTTACCTAGTCGGAAAATTAACTGATAGGGCTGCCGCAGTTTGTTCAGGGTTGCCAGCAACagctgaaaattataatatcatctgGGATGc cttaatACAGAAGTACGACGACCCCCGCTCGCTCGCTTCCGCTTATTTAAATCAAGTGTTGCAATTCAAGCcacttgctaataataatgataccgCACTAGATAATTTCATAAACACTTTTGATTCATCGGTAGAAGcacttaaacagttaaaaattgatttgactgATTTTATATTCCTTCATTTGGCTACGCTTAAATTAGATGAAGATACCGTTAAAATGTTTGAGCTAATTAATCGTAAAAAACAAATTCCAACATATAAAAGTCTTATAGATTTTGTGAAGGAACAGAGCAAGGTGCTGTCTAGAGGGAGCAATGTTAATGCACAGTTGCAAAATAAAGCTCGCTCTAAACACATACCTATACCTGTCACGAGGTCTACTAAGTCTACTAAGTCTTTTGTCAATACGGAAAGCGCTCGTAGCTCTCATGAAAATCATAAGTGTGTCGTCTGTAAAAACGAAAAGCATGACCACTTATACAAGTGCGCTGCGTTTATGAAATTAACTCCTAGGCAAAGGtacgaaattgttaaaaataattcatactgTACAAACTGCTTAAGTACCTCGCATAAATATTCCGCTTGTAGCAGCACTAAAAACTGCTCAAATTGCTTTCCGCTTAAACGTCACCATTCAAGTTTGTGTTTCGCTAAATCTAGTAAATCAAACTGTAGTGTCGTTGTCAATGCGCCAACGTCACATATCTGTCCGCACCTTTATAATTGCTCACTGTCGCAATCCGCTAATTCGGATGATATGTCTCGCATTGTGCCGAACAATCACtctgaaaataatgtaattcaaCCCGCTCATGCGTCAGCTTCGACGTCCGCTCCGACGTCCGCTCGGACGTCCGCTTATACGTCCGCTAATCAACCCGCTCATACGTCTTGTAATTTACCCGCTCATACGTTTGCGCATACATCCGCTTATACGTCCGCTAATTCGCCCGCAAAAATTAATGTATCAGAATCGTCTAATGATTAA